The Xenopus tropicalis strain Nigerian chromosome 2, UCB_Xtro_10.0, whole genome shotgun sequence genome window below encodes:
- the LOC100487275 gene encoding olfactory receptor 52K1, which produces MSNLSGSNQMSSPFILVGIPGMEEMHPWISVPLCCMYIVTISANVSVLLIIRADRRLHQPMYLLLSMLLLTDLVQSNAALPKMLLIFWFKLREITFEECLVQMFFIHSFPLMGSSVLLTMAFDRYVAICHPLRYSTILTNSMIVKMGLFVIIRGTLVEFPLPFLVRMLPFCGSRVIQHTYCEHMAVAKLSCGDIRINPLYGLVSLVMAALDLICVAVSYTMIIMAVLRLPNREARYKVGNTCSAHVGLILIAYIPALFSFISQRIEVSSALSVQILVSSLYLIIPPMCNPIIYGIKTQEIRKKVSNLISLPAKGSVKDMRFPSV; this is translated from the coding sequence ATGTCCAACCTCAGTGGATCCAATCAGATGTCCTCTCCATTCATCCTGGTTGGGATCCCAGGGATGGAAGAGATGCACCCTTGGATCTCAGTACCACTGTGTTGCATGTATATAGTAACCATTTCAGCCAACGTTTCCGTTCTTCTTATCATAAGAGCCGACAGGAGGCTTCACCAGCCGATGTACCTGCTCCTTTCCATGTTATTACTCACTGACCTTGTCCAATCAAATGCCGCCCTTCCCAAGATGCTGCTGATCTTCTGGTTCAAGCTGAGAGAGATCACTTTTGAGGAATGTCTAGTGCAGATGTTCTTTATCCATTCCTTCCCCTTAATGGGGTCTTCTGTCCTCCTGACTATGGCCTTCGATCGTTATGTGGCCATTTGCCACCCACTGAGATACTCCACCATCCTGACCAATTCCATGATTGTAAAAATGGGCCTGTTTGTGATAATAAGGGGGACCTTAGTTGAATTTCCTCTCCCATTCCTTGTCAGaatgctgccattttgtgggagTCGTGTCATTCAACACACTTACTGTGAGCACATGGCGGTGGCAAAGCTCTCCTGTGGCGATATCCGAATCAACCCTTTATATGGGTTAGTGTCTTTGGTAATGGCAGCATTGGACCTAATATGTGTCGCTGTGTCCTACACCATGATTATAATGGCCGTGCTGAGACTCCCTAACAGAGAAGCCAGATATAAAGTTGGTAACACATGTTCTGCCCATGTTGGTCTTATCTTAATTGCATATATCCCAGCCCTCTTCTCCTTCATATCTCAGAGAATTGAGGTTTCTTCAGCCCTATCTGTCCAAATCCTTGTTTCCAGCCTCTACCTGATCATTCCTCCCATGTGTAATCCAATCATATACGGCATAAAAACCCAAGAGATCCGTAAGAAGGTGTCAAATTTGATTTCACTTCCAGCAAAGGGGTCTGTGAAGGACATGAGGTTTCCAAGTGTCTAA
- the or52d1 gene encoding olfactory receptor 52B2 gives MGSQNESSSHPEYFLLVGIPGMEDAHFFFSIPFCSMYILALAGNLLLIYVIATNASLHQPMYQFLVMLAMSDILLCTTTVPKSLAIFWFQSSRIPFDGCITQVFFIHFLFVTESSVLLTMAYDRYVAICYPLAYTTKMTNSFIWRVVIVALTRGFCTTGPFTLLLKRLPYQGSNVIAHSYCEHMAMAKLATADILVNVVYGLIIAFGITGIDMILIAVSYVVIIRAVIRLPSSEARYKAFNTCVSHLCVITLFYVPAFFSFITHRVGHNVIPLYAHILLANLYCLVPPMMNPIIYGVKTKEIRRKVFGLFCRKAFLM, from the coding sequence ATGGGGAGCCAGAATGAGAGCAGTTCCCACCCGGAGTATTTCCTTCTGGTTGGAATCCCCGGTATGGAAGATGCCCACTTCTTCTTCTCCATCCCCTTCTGCTCCATGTACATCTTGGCCTTGGCTGGGAACCTGCTTCTGATCTATGTGATTGCAACCAACGCGAGTCTCCACCAACCCATGTACCAGTTCCTTGTCATGTTGGCCATGTCCGATATCCTCCTGTGCACGACGACGGTACCAAAAAGCCTGGCAATATTTTGGTTCCAGTCGAGCAGAATCCCATTCGATGGCTGCATCACGCAGGTGTTTTTCATCCACTTCCTGTTCGTCACCGAGTCTTCTGTTCTGTTGACCATGGCTTATGATAGATACGTTGCCATCTGCTATCCGCTGGCATACACCACCAAGATGACTAACTCCTTCATATGGAGAGTAGTGATTGTGGCTTTGACCAGGGGCTTCTGCACTACGGGCCCATTCACTTTACTTCTCAAGAGACTCCCCTACCAAGGCAGCAACGTCATAGCTCATAGTTACTGTGAACACATGGCGATGGCAAAACTGGCCACTGCTGATATTCTGGTCAATGTGGTTTATGGCCTGATTATAGCCTTTGGCATAACGGGCATAGATATGATTCTCATTGCCGTCTCCTATGTCGTTATAATCCGGGCTGTAATTAGACTCCCTTCATCCGAGGCCCGTTACAAAGCCTTCAATACGTGCGTGTCCCACCTATGTGTCATAACCCTGTTCTACGTACCAGCTTTCTTCTCTTTCATTACTCACAGAGTGGGTCACAATGTCATCCCCCTCTACGCTCATATCCTACTGGCCAACCTCTATTGTCTAGTCCCGCCCATGATGAATCCGATTATCTATGGGgtcaaaacaaaagaaataagaCGCAAGGTGTTTGGGTTGTTCTGTAGAAAAGCTTTCCTGATGTGA
- the LOC116408926 gene encoding olfactory receptor 52E4-like, producing the protein MEIFNTSSFHPEYFVLIGIPGLEESHFLLSIPFCSMYALALIGNSLLLFVIGTNESLHQPMYIFLMMLSATDLLLCSSAVPKALSIFWFKSHEIEFSGCLLQVFSIHYLFVIESSVLLTMAYDRYIAICSPLTYKVTVTNSFIVKSALLSVARAFCIITPLVILLNRLPYERSNVIAHTYCEHMAVAKLATADTLVNSVYGLAAAFSSTGMDMIIIAASYVVIFRAVLRLPASEDRFKAFNTCGSHLCVIIMFYIPAFFSFIAHRVGKDKIPPSAHILLANLYVLVPPMMNPIIYGVRTKDIRQKVLSMFYKKWDRNKHFGQCGALEA; encoded by the coding sequence ATGGAAATATTCAATACCAGCAGTTTCCACCCCGAGTATTTCGTTCTGATTGGAATTCCGGGCCTGGAGGAGTCTCACTTTCTCCTTTCCATCCCGTTCTGCTCCATGTACGCTCTCGCTCTGATTGGCAACTCCCTTCTGTTATTCGTCATTGGAACCAACGAGAGTCTCCACCAACCCATGTACATTTTCCTCATGATGCTGTCAGCCACGGACCTCCTGCTCTGCTCTTCTGCTGTACCCAAAGCCCTCAGCATCTTCTGGTTCAAGTCCCATGAGATAGAGTTTAGTGGCTGCCTTCTCCAAGTCTTCTCCATTCACTATCTCTTTGTCATTGAGTCTTCTGTCCTTCTGACCATGGCCTATGACCGCTATATTGCAATCTGCTCACCTTTAACATATAAAGTCACCGTGACCAACTCATTCATTGTGAAGAGCGCCCTCCTATCGGTGGCCAGAGCCTTCTGCATAATCACGCCCCTGGTCATTCTCCTTAACCGGTTACCGTACGAGCGCAGCAATGTGATAGCTCACACCTACTGTGAACATATGGCAGTGGCTAAACTGGCGACTGCAGATACCTTGGTCAATAGTGTCTATGGCCTTGCTGCGGCGTTCTCCTCAACTGGCATGGATATGATCATCATTGCCGCATCCTATGTGGTTATTTTTAGGGCTGTTCTGAGACTCCCTGCTTCTGAAGATCGATTTAAAGCCTTCAACACGTGTGGTTCCCACCTCTGTGTCATAATAATGTTCTACATTCCAGCTTTCTTTTCATTCATTGCTCACCGGGTGGGGAAAGACAAGATACCTCCAAGTGCCCACATCCTGTTGGCCAACCTTTATGTCCTTGTGCCTCCAATGATGAATCCCATAATCTACGGTGTTCGAACCAAAGACATTAGGCAAAAAGTTCTGAGCATGTTCTATAAGAAATGGGACAGGAATAAACACTTTGGCCAGTGTGGGGCGCTTGAAGCCTAA